Genomic window (Musa acuminata AAA Group cultivar baxijiao unplaced genomic scaffold, Cavendish_Baxijiao_AAA HiC_scaffold_434, whole genome shotgun sequence):
AAGTTAGCGATTTATCAATAGGTAATGTTGCTCCAATACCTAACCAAAGAGCTACTGCGGTACCGATCAAAAAGACTGTTGTAGCTACTGGACGACGAAATGGATTTTGGAATTTATTAACATTCTCCAAAAAAGGTACTGTCAATAATCCCGTTGGTACTGAAACCATTAAAAGAacacctaataacttattgggtACTGTGCGGAGTATTTGAAATACGGGAAAGAAGTACCATtcgggtaatatttccaaaggagtTGCAAATGGATCCGCCGGTTCACCAATCATTGACGGTTCTAGAACTGCCAAGCCTACATTACATGCAATAGTACCTAGAATTACTactggaaaaatatataaaagatcattgggccatgcgggttctccataataattatgccccATCCCTTTAGCCAATTTAGCTCTTAATACAGGATCGTTCAAGTCAGGTTtctttgttattgggataggtgaattcttatggatccatcCCCCGAAGGAACCGgacatgataatttttcatcatccggctcgagcaagaatgaaaggaatggcagaaatagatccatataaaatctatttttcatacatatccccacatatcatatataatgactctatgtaagaaaagatttaccAGATTCCATTTTCCGGAGTTGCAACTATTCATTGCAACTAATTCAGTTCTTACAGGTAAATGCTCAATATCCAAgtaggcttataaatttgatcatgatcaagtgctttttggattgtctcatgtcttttgattggtgtttatccccccaACATCTCGATTTTCTTACATACAAAGtatttacttgttactaataaagtctagcctctgttcttccttagatctcttatttcactccgATAGTATTATCGATCGGGATCGATGCAGAGGAAATGAATGCATTTCTACACTacaaataaggaagtggaatagaCAGAACATTGAATCATGCCACATCACTTATTTTATTCTACGGGATCTTACGGAGcctgttcatgcataacatgattcaggTATGATCATAGAAAAGGTTCTCCCAAACGAACCGGCCTATCCTCTGCTACATAGGGGGCTTACGTGGTGGTTGGATGTGGAGACACATTTGGTTGTGAATTACAATGTggcagataaaataatatatctgcaTGGCCTAATCAATAGTTCAAGTCACACACTCCCATAATCCATCCTCTCTTCGGAAAATTCACTTCAACTATTCGTATCAAATAAGGAATACAATACCTCGAAGTTGAAGAAAAGTATCCaaataacatgtcttattttttcaataatccatatttctagcaatgaaatattattgtctATCGTTCCTCCCCAGTATGATATATGATCAATTACAAATATCTATGATTCTATAAAGGACCCGAAATACCTTGCTTACGTATCATTGGAAAATGCATTAACATAAATACGGCAGTAAGAAGAGGCAATACAAAAGTGTGTAAACTATAAAAACGAGTCAAAGTGGATTGGCCCACACTAGCACTTCCGCGTAATAACTCTACCAAAGGCGATCCTATTACGGGAATAGCTTCAGGTACGCCTGTCACAATTTTTACTGCCCAATAACCAATTTGGTCCCGAGGTAAGGAATAACCAGTTACACCAAAAGATGCCGTCAATACAGCCAAAACTACACCTGTAACCCAAGTTAATTCGCGGGGTTTTTTAAATCCACCTGTAAGGTACACACGAAATACGTGCAAGATCATCATTAGAACCATCATACTTGCTGACCATCGATGAACTGATCGGATTAACCAACCAAAGTTGGCCTCGGTCATTATGTATTGAACAGAGGAAAAAGCCTCTGTAACGGTTGGACGGTAGTAAAAAGTCATAGCAAAACCTGTAGCTACTTGTACTAAAAAACAAGTAAGTGTGATCCCCCCTAAACAATAAAATATGTTGACATGAGGAGGAACATATTTACTAGTTATATCATCTGCAATCGCCTGAATCTCAAGACGTTCCTCAAACCAATCATATACTTTATTGAGATAGGTAACCAAGGCCAAGGGACTCCCCCTCTGAGAACCGTATATGAAAATTTCATCTCGTACGGCTCAAGCAGAAACACACAAATGCTGATTTCAACGGATATGTAATAGAAAGTTAAAAACTTCTTAGCTTAGCCGCTTGATTTGCCCCGACCCGAAGATACGAagtaacaaaaataagaaatttcTTCTTTGTATGATAATGCCTCAAAATATCAAGTTGGCTCATCTGTCTCTTTTGATGTTGATCATTACAGGCCTTTTGAATCTTCTCTtccctatttttttatttgttattttatttcttgtttttttGTGTAATGCGGATTGATTCTTGTTTTACTATTGATAGGAATTTGCTTGTTGAGACCCTATGAATCAATTGAAACCCCAGATTCATACTAGAACCACGATGATTTAATTTAATAAAGCAAAGCCTCAAGCTAAACTCAAAGGTTCTCTGAGTAAGAACCCTTTGATGATcacttattcgatgaatgtaatgACTCAACAAAATCTAGAAAAAGAGTTGTCCTTCGGTCAAGAAAAAAATAAGTCCGAAGGAAGAAAAATCGTTTGATTTAGGAAATATCTATTTGAAAATTTCTGAGTCCGGTTGCGAGGTCTGAATAGTAGGTATGAATCAtagttttaatatttcttttattaatcTATTCTATATTCTATATATATTCCGTGCTCCAGATACTAGAATAACTATCCGACGAAATAGAATCATCTCGATAGAGATAACAGGACCATTCTCTgtattatcaataggatcaattaTAACAAGTCACACACTCATATTCCGGAGATACCGAAACAAATAAATTCCACGGTCGAACTACCAGAATGGTCTAGAAATCCGAGTTTTAAGTAAAGTAATTTTTTTGATTGAAAACTAGGACTTCAAAGTTCTTATAAACTTAACTCATTGTAATTCCATCCAGTAAAACGGAAGAATTATAAATTTCCAAAATAATAGATAGGAATACCGTAAATAGGGCCATTGCGACTCCCATTAATGGTGTAGTCCCCCAGCCCGGAGCTACTTTACCATATTCCGAATTCAATGGTTTCAATAAATTCCCTACAGTAGTTTGTCTTGGCCCAGATCTAGAACTATCCTCAACGGTTTGTGTAGCCATAAATCCTATTTAATCATTGGTTGAGATCTGTTGACTTTGTATACCATTCCGTTGTAGTTGTAAATAAACGATCTTATCGTAGATCCATTGTGATCTTGAAATTGTCTAAAAATGGAAACAGCAACCCTAGTCGCCATCTTCATATCTGGTTTACTTGTAAGCTTTACTGGGTACGCCTTATATACCGCTTTTGGGCAACCCTCACAACAACTAAGAGATCCATTCGAAGAACACGGGGACTAGTTGAAGTAATGAGCCTCCCATATGGGGAGACTCATTACTTCAACTGagataatgaaaaattatttcattttttagttGGAACCTTAGGCGGTTCTCGAAAAAAGATAGCGAAAAAAATTATCCCTAAAGTCGAGACTAAAAGGAATGTATAAACCAATGCTTCCATAGATTCGATCGTGGTTTACAATTATAGCTTCCACACCTATTCATTTGGCATCATTTAccatataaagaaaaggaaagagtcaAAGAAAAGATGGTGATTCAAGTCAAGATTTCTTCAGTACCCTAAccctatgtcaaatcaaaaaaagaGGCGAAAGATACCAGAGCAATGTTGTATCAGACTACTTGTCTCTTTGTAGTTGGATCCCCAAGTTTTTGGAATGCTCCAAATTCCACTTGAGCATCCAAATCTGGATCAATGCCAGCAAAAACATCTCTGAACAAGGTTCTAGCGCCATGCCAAATGTGTCCGAAAAAGAAGAGCAAAGCAAACGTAGCATGGCCAAAAGTGAACCAACCCCTTGGACTGCTACGAAAAACGCCATCAGATTTCAAAGTAGCCCGATCTAATTCAAAAATTTCACCTAATTGGGCACGTCTAGCATATTTTTTTACAGTCGCAGGATCACTATAACTGACTCCATTGAGTTCGCCACCATAGAACTCAACAGTTACACCTACTTGTTCAACACTATACTTTGATTCTGCCCTTCTAAAAGGAACATCGGCTCTAACAATTCCGTCTCCATCTACCAAAACTACCGGAAATGTTTCAAAAAAGGTAGGCATACGACGTACAAAAAGCTCGCGCCCTTCTTTATCTCTAAAGACGGGGTGTCCTAACCACCCAACAGCTATTCCATCCCCGTTGTCCATTGACCCTGCTCTGAATAATCCCCCTTTTGCTGGATTATTACCAATGTAATCATAAAAAGCTAATTTTTCGGGAATTTTAGACCAAGCTTCCGATAAACTCAGATTTTGGGCTAGTCCGGCGCTAACTCTTCGATATATTTCTTGCTGAAAGTATCCCTGATCCCACTGATAACGAGTGGGACCAAATAATTCGATTGGGGTAGTTGCTGAACCATACCACATAGTTCCAGCAACAACGAAAGCTGCAAAAAAAACAGCAGCGATACTACTGGAAAGTACAGTTTCAATATTGCCCATACGTAATCCTTTGTATAGACGTTGAGGCGGACGGACACTAAGATGGAATAAGCCTGCTAATATGCCCAATGTACCCGCTGCAATATGATGAGAGGCTATTCCTCCGGGAACAAAAGGATCAAAGCCTTCTGCGCCCCACGCTGGACTTACGGGTTGTACTTTTCCAGTTAGTCCATAAGGATCGGACACCCATATTCCAGGACCATACAAACCTGTTACATGAAATGCGCCAAAGCCAAAGCAAGCCAACCCTGAGAGAAATAAATGAATTCCAAAGATCTTAGGCAAATCCAAAGATGGTTTGCCCGTACGTTCATCACAGAATATTTCTAGGTCCCAATACACCCAATGCCAGATAGCTGCCAAGAAGCACAAGCCAGAAAACACAATATGTGCCCCTGCCACACCTTCATAACTCCAAATACCGGGATTCGTTACAGTTCCTCCTGAAATACTCCAACCACCCCACGAATTGGTTATTCCTAAACGAGTCATGAAGGGTATAACGAACATACCTTGTCTCCACATTGGATCAAGAGCGGGGTCAGAGGGATCAAAAACCGCTAATTCGTATAAAGCCATCGAACCGGCCCAACCAGCAACTAGGGCTGTATGCATTATATGGACAGAAAGCAATCGACCGGGATCATTCAATACGACAGTATGAACACGATACCAAGGCAAACCCATGGAAATACCCCtttatcaaagaaaaatagacACTATGTCACTTTATTTTATCGCATTGGAAAAGACTATACTATGTATCTAACCTTTTCAGTAGATTCCGTATGAGAAAGGGTTAATTTTTATTCCGTTCCATTGAAAATAATGGAACAATTCTGTTCGTAAGAACAAAGAGAAGCAGATCTATTCTATACCCGATAAGTACCAATACGCAATGGGAGGATTAGTTCTACTTTCGGGAAACGAATGCATAGATACTTGTTTATTACTCCAACGATTGATCCGTTAGTTAAAATTTTTCTTTATTCATTCTGTCTTACTCTATAAAATAAACCTTCCAATTTATGTATAAAAATCTATGTATAAAATACAATAAACAGAAAAAGGGATGAAGACGATAAAGCCATTGTTATGTTTCCACATTAAAGTGAAGTATAGTActcaattttttctttaatttaatgcCCGTTGGTGTTCCAAAAGTACCTTTTCGGAGTCCTGGAGAGGAAGATGCAGTTTGGGTTGACTTATAGTGCGACTTGTCAGACATATTGGGTTATATGGAATTTACCCGTTCTCTCCCTCGATCGAAATATCCTCTGTTTCGCCTAAGAAATATTGTATTGAGTGAACCATCAATCATTCGGAGCGTGAAGTGCAAttagatcaatttatttattttgaggatcAATTAGGAGAATTTATGGTTGacttggaaaaataaaaataaaataaagtaataaagtatccagataaaataaagtaataaagtatccagGCTCCGTTCAGAAAATACCAAATTGGTAATCCATGTAATGTATGATTACCGCTTGTATCATAAACGATTCTTATCCTTATTATAGGAGTGATTTCAAACGTCCAACCAATAACCAACGGAATAGTATGATGAGTACATCGAATGATTGGGGAAAGGCATGAaacgaattgaaaaaaaaaagtcgtaACAAAAAGAAGTGGTACTGAGACCATTTGCCCTATATGTGCAAATGGAATTCGGACAGATCTTTTCCCGGAGTAGAACATGAACCTAAAAGAATTGAAAAGGCCCAttcagaaacaagaaaattacatCGTGATTTGAATGTCGATGAAACAATACATCAATGAGAGAGATTTGTTCAATTTCAATAAGTTCagtaaattctttttttataggTAAGGAAGCCAAAACTCATCTCATGTCTTTTTAAAAATGGAAGCTttattagaaaaacaaaaacctattacagaaaaaaaaaaaaaaaaaatagaactggAATCGACACATTGATTCTTTTTTCGCAATTTTTTTGAACCGTATGCATCCAAAGGTGCACGtacagttcctaaaggaaccaattTTGTCCTAATCAACCGACTTCATCGAGAAAGATTACTTTTTTTAGGTCAAGAGGTTAATAGCGAGATCTCAAATCAAATTGTTGGTCTCATGGTATATCTCAGTATAGAAGATAATACTAGGgatctttttttgtttataaacTCTCCCGGCGGATGGGTAGTATCAGGAATAGCTATTTATGATACTATGCAATTTGTGCCACCCGATGTGCATACAATATGCATGGGGTTAGCCGCTTCTATGGGATCTTTCATTCTGATCGGAGGAGAAATTACCAAACGTCTAGCATTCCCTCACGCTTGGCGCCAATgagtttttatttgaaaaaaaaaagaaagactatGCCTTCGCCATATTGAATATGAATAATAAGTAATAATAGCATGGCACTTCGAGTTCGATATGAACAAACCATTATTGTTTTTTCATAACATGAGATTTTGTATCGAGATAGTAGTATGAAACAAAGGTTATTTCCGATTTGTTGATTTTATGTGTCGGGGGTACATTTCAGCGTCACAAACCATTTTTCTTCCACACCAGAAGTTTCTTTCTGATATTTATGTTATGGAAGAGtacgaaaatgaaaaaaaaaaagatcagtttTCCTTATTTGATCGTATCAGAAAGGCACTTTGGGATTGCTAAATCACAGACGAGATAAATATATAAAGCAACAGAACCATCATAGTATTTTTGACTCCTACGAAAGGAAGGGTGGTAAATGGATCATTCAACGATCTGAATCAGAtggattctctttctttcttagatagaatagaagagaagaaaaaagtaaATTCCATTGCGGAGCCGTATGCAACGCACAGAAGATGCCTGTACGGTTGTtcaatttcttcttgttattttttttttatcccttacATTAGCCCAATCATACGAGATAGAGGAACCGTTCATGATGTtatatcaatatcaatatatttagggtcatgattcatcaacctgctagttctttttatgaatcacgAACAGGGGAATTTGTCCTGGAAATGGAAGAACTACTGAAACTTCGTGAAACCCTCACAAAGGTTTATGTACAAAGAACGGGCAAGCCTTTATGGGTTGTATCCGAAGACATGGAAAGGGATGTTTTTATGTCAGCAACAGAAGCCCAAGCTCATGGCATTGTTGATCTCGTAGCGGTCGAAAATGAAAATACCGGGGATTTCGTGTAAATCCATTTCAAACCATAATTCGAATTTTCTGTGATTTGGTATTGAATAGaaaaaattcataatcatcaatccAATCATCAGGTTAAGATCGATCTAAACCAACCCATTCCATTCtaattctatatatacatatatatatatacgacatgCCAACTATTAAACAACTTATTAGAAACGCAAGACAGCCGATAAGAAATGTTACGAAATCTCCCGCTCTTAGAGGATGTCCTCAGCGTCGAGGAACATGTACTAGGGTGTATGTGCGACTCGTTCAGATCATGAGTTCGAACAAATGAGACAATTTTTCCAGTGTCAATGACCGGTACCAATGAATAGGGTAAATGGAAAAGATCTATCATATACCTATATTGTGTATGGAATTTATGGTTTCCATTGGTGCAAATCCAATCACCTAGATTTGAGATGAAAAGCAATTCCCCATTGGTAGCAAATAGTTATCCATTAAGCGGAGGAAATAGtattataagaagcaaaaagattatgcgcCTATTGTTAAAAGAGCGGACTAAGAGGGTCAGCTACCTAGCCAACTTTCCTAATTAAATGCCGTCACTGTATAGATAACTCTTAGTGTGAAAAGAGTTATTACTCTATAATTGATGGGTAGAGCCAAAGAGTGTGAACTATACAAGTTCACAATACCATTTGGTTAAATGAAAGAAGAGGCTCCGGTGTATAGAGAGGACCTCACCGTTTAAGAAGTAACCATAGAAACGATGGAACCCACTATTTTTTTTGagtatcattataatttcttatttgcAGGTGAAATGCCTGGACGGAATAAAAAATTGTGGTCAGGAAGGTTATAGTAGCAAAAGCCAttggaatttatattttatatatcggaATAATCCGTTTTGTTATTAATCGACCGTGAGAGGGGAAAAGGATGACTGAAAGAATCGAAATCAATTAGTTATTCATTAAGGTTTAATTTGATTCAATGACCAGAGTTAGACGGGGATATACAGCTCGGAGACGTCGAACAAAAATTCGTTTATTTGCATCAACCTCTAGAGGAGCTCATTCAAGACTTACTCGAACGATTACTCAACAGAAAATGAGAGCTTTGGCTTCCTCTCATCGAGATAGAGGCAGGCAAAAGAGGGATTTTCGTCGTTTGTGGATCACTCGGATAAATGCAGTAACTCGTGATAATAAGGTATTGTATAGTTATAGTAGATTAATACACAATCTGTACAAGAAGCAATTGCTTCTTAATCGTAAAATACCTGCACAAATAGCTATATCAAATAAGAATTGTCTTTACATGATTTCCAACAAGATCATCAAATAAAGTAGATTCTAAAGTAATATACAGTACAGGAATGATTGAAACAGAATTCCCCGGAGAAGGAACTCCGggaaaatagaataaaaagaaattaagatAGTAATAGGAATGAACGAAtatgtttcaataaaaaaaattttctccattttttgtttcttataacaCAGGAACCCGCTCTAGATTCTAGGCCTTTTCGAACAAAACATCAATCTGAGCTTGAGTTACAATTGGAGTTTTGAGTCAATTGAAGAGTATGTctatttatttttggttctagGACCAGTAGTTCTGGGGATCGACTCGGCTCTCTCAAATTGTTTCTCATTATTAAGAAAAGGTAACAAAGATAAAATACGGGCTTGCTTTATAGCAATAGTAATTAATCGTTGTTGTTTCAAAGTCAATCTATTCACCCGCCTAGATAATATTTTTCCTTGTTCACTAATAAATCGACTAATTAAACTCATGTTTCTATAATCGATTCGATCCCCCGATCCAATTGGGGGCAAACGCCTACGAAAAGATCGCTTGGATTTACGAAAAGATTGCTTGGATTTATCCATGGTTTATTccttatttctaaaattctaTTTCTTTATTCACTTCAGTTCAGATCCGACCAAAATAGGCTTTGATTtgtatacattatgtatattatatatatcttatacattatgtatattatacattatgtatattatatatgttaaatatatgttaagtatgttaaatatatgttaagttcttctaaatatatgttaagttcttcctcttccttggcgAGAGCGCACACGCGTTCTGTTCGATCTATTTCTTTATTTCTCCATGAATCGTATGCTTGTTACAATAGCGACAAAATTTTCTCAATTCTAATCGACCAGGCGTATTGTGTCGATTCTTTTGAGTAATATATCTAGAAATACCTGGCGATTCTTTATTGACATCATTTCGGGCACAACTGGTACATTCCAAAATAACTATGACTCTGACATCTTTACCCTTGGCCATGAACCTCCTTTGAATTTTGGATCGGCTTAACTCTTCTATTTTCGATCcgagctgaagaagaagaaaagaacaaaaaaaatcgaTAGAAGTTACTAACTAGAAATGGAATTTCTAAGTATTTCGTTGCAattatcatttcattatataatgataattaatattatattaatggagtaacaattttactagaataataaagtaataatttaatggagtaataattaaataatacaatttctttctaactctcaattgttcctatcctaaatctcaatattttattaatatttattttatttattatttaagttAAATATCTTCTTTCTATGCTATGATTTCGTGGAACTCGCCGTAGACTGGATCCACATTTTCATTTCTGTTCTCCAAAATTCGATCTTCGATCTACCACATTTTTGCTGAGGTTCAatacacttttttcttttccttcctatcCTAAAGAACTGAAAAAATAGGGGCGAAATTCGAAATTTTAGTCACGTGGAATTGTATCTctaattttcttcatttcttcgcaTATCAATCAATAACTAGAATTAAAAAAAGGGGAATGACAAGGCATCCGGAAATAACCGATTAATTTCTATCAATAGGCCTGCTAAAGACCCAAACCATAGAGTACTTAGCACAGGTGCCACGGAGAGATATGTTTTTATATCTCGCATTGAAAATCCTCCTTCTATTATGGATTGTAATACATATATGGTCAGATGCTGTAGTTCAAGATCATTTGTATTTTTTTACACGGAATTCCTAACTAAACAGGATTCCTAACTAAAATAGATATGTACAATGAAGcaatagatttttttctttttttgtaaaagaaaaaaaatctaatcccTTGTTCCTGAGCATTACTGAT
Coding sequences:
- the LOC135659139 gene encoding cytochrome b6-f complex subunit 4, whose protein sequence is MSGSFGGWIHKNSPIPITKKPDLNDPVLRAKLAKGMGHNYYGEPAWPNDLLYIFPVVILGTIACNVGLAVLEPSMIGEPADPFATPLEILPEWYFFPVFQILRTVPNKLLGVLLMVSVPTGLLTVPFLENVNKFQNPFRRPVATTVFLIGTAVALWLGIGATLPIDKSLTLGLF
- the LOC135659137 gene encoding cytochrome b6, which codes for MSKVYDWFEERLEIQAIADDITSKYVPPHVNIFYCLGGITLTCFLVQVATGFAMTFYYRPTVTEAFSSVQYIMTEANFGWLIRSVHRWSASMMVLMMILHVFRVYLTGGFKKPRELTWVTGVVLAVLTASFGVTGYSLPRDQIGYWAVKIVTGVPEAIPVIGSPLVELLRGSASVGQSTLTRFYSLHTFVLPLLTAVFMLMHFPMIRKQGISGPL
- the LOC135659135 gene encoding photosystem II CP47 reaction center protein, producing the protein MGLPWYRVHTVVLNDPGRLLSVHIMHTALVAGWAGSMALYELAVFDPSDPALDPMWRQGMFVIPFMTRLGITNSWGGWSISGGTVTNPGIWSYEGVAGAHIVFSGLCFLAAIWHWVYWDLEIFCDERTGKPSLDLPKIFGIHLFLSGLACFGFGAFHVTGLYGPGIWVSDPYGLTGKVQPVSPAWGAEGFDPFVPGGIASHHIAAGTLGILAGLFHLSVRPPQRLYKGLRMGNIETVLSSSIAAVFFAAFVVAGTMWYGSATTPIELFGPTRYQWDQGYFQQEIYRRVSAGLAQNLSLSEAWSKIPEKLAFYDYIGNNPAKGGLFRAGSMDNGDGIAVGWLGHPVFRDKEGRELFVRRMPTFFETFPVVLVDGDGIVRADVPFRRAESKYSVEQVGVTVEFYGGELNGVSYSDPATVKKYARRAQLGEIFELDRATLKSDGVFRSSPRGWFTFGHATFALLFFFGHIWHGARTLFRDVFAGIDPDLDAQVEFGAFQKLGDPTTKRQVV